A genomic segment from Pedobacter sp. MC2016-14 encodes:
- a CDS encoding peptide MFS transporter codes for MTQKKQILGHPVGLYVLFFTEMWERFSFYGMRGILILFLVASTKGTNPGYGWLEKDALQLYGIYTFLVYLSSVPGGIIADKWLGQKKAVLIGGALLVIGHSILATQLLWAFYTGLAFIVAGVGMLKSNISTMVGGLYAVGDDRRDQGFSIFYIGINIGAFAAAIVVGYVGEVYSWHYGFGLAGIGMAIGLLIFIVGQKHLQGTGDSHKKHTAIQSAAQSMSLTKIDKDRIVVMLISFLLVIAFWAAYEQAGGLMNLYADQKTDRTIALFKATIPASWFQSVTAFFIVTLGAPVAAFWYRWKKNGKESSSIFKMAIGMIIMGWGFLFMVAASFQFQSDGASSMYWLILAYLFHTIGELCASPVALSYITKLAPLKYASSMMGLYFAATGLGNYVASWVGIWSQSAGELQIFLGIAIFSTLLGLLIIAILKPLKRLAHAAE; via the coding sequence ATGACGCAAAAAAAGCAAATCCTAGGTCACCCGGTGGGCTTATATGTTCTTTTCTTTACCGAAATGTGGGAAAGATTTAGTTTTTACGGCATGAGAGGTATTTTAATCCTGTTTCTTGTCGCTTCAACCAAAGGAACTAACCCAGGATATGGGTGGCTAGAGAAAGATGCACTCCAATTATATGGTATTTATACTTTTTTAGTCTATCTATCCTCTGTGCCAGGAGGCATTATCGCTGACAAATGGCTGGGGCAGAAAAAAGCAGTACTTATTGGTGGCGCACTGTTGGTCATTGGCCATAGCATCCTGGCCACTCAGTTGTTATGGGCGTTTTATACTGGTCTTGCTTTTATCGTCGCAGGTGTCGGAATGCTAAAATCTAATATTTCAACCATGGTGGGTGGACTATACGCAGTCGGTGATGACCGCAGAGACCAGGGATTTTCTATATTTTATATAGGGATAAATATTGGTGCCTTTGCGGCGGCTATTGTTGTTGGATACGTAGGAGAGGTATACAGCTGGCATTACGGTTTTGGTTTAGCCGGAATTGGCATGGCTATAGGGTTGTTAATATTCATTGTTGGACAAAAACATCTTCAGGGAACAGGAGATTCGCATAAGAAACATACTGCAATACAAAGTGCTGCGCAGTCCATGTCCCTAACTAAAATAGACAAAGACCGCATTGTGGTGATGTTGATTTCATTTCTACTGGTAATTGCATTTTGGGCTGCATATGAGCAAGCAGGCGGATTGATGAACCTATATGCAGATCAGAAAACCGATCGGACAATAGCGCTGTTTAAGGCAACCATACCAGCGTCCTGGTTTCAATCTGTCACAGCATTTTTTATTGTAACACTAGGCGCGCCCGTTGCAGCATTTTGGTATAGGTGGAAAAAGAACGGAAAAGAATCTTCCTCTATCTTTAAAATGGCTATCGGCATGATCATCATGGGCTGGGGCTTTTTGTTTATGGTCGCAGCCTCTTTTCAATTTCAAAGTGATGGCGCTTCTTCCATGTACTGGTTAATCCTGGCTTACCTCTTTCATACCATAGGAGAACTCTGTGCCTCACCCGTTGCATTGTCTTACATCACCAAGCTTGCCCCCTTAAAGTATGCCTCAAGTATGATGGGTTTATATTTTGCAGCAACTGGTCTGGGAAATTATGTCGCTTCATGGGTAGGGATTTGGTCGCAAAGTGCGGGCGAACTTCAAATATTTTTAGGCATCGCAATCTTCTCCACATTATTGGGATTGTTGATTATTGCCATCTTAAAACCGCTAAAACGTTTAGCGCATGCTGCGGAATAA